A window of the Sabethes cyaneus chromosome 1, idSabCyanKW18_F2, whole genome shotgun sequence genome harbors these coding sequences:
- the LOC128732312 gene encoding uncharacterized protein LOC128732312 produces the protein MAKFISFGVALLAVAVASVLAEDVEQPAGIESRIEIVEDIAAFKAAHPDLELVPMEVSRSPRQQIVYTLGGRVSGDRLVGTSQDSQSWSTPQDVTLTLSYPQSGTGAVVSYVQVVVNQSSSLGQGYVVAGGIGQRYIQMVIVAYNTTFFNYVAQIYGV, from the exons ATGGCCAAATTCATCAGCTTTGGAGTTGCTCTGCTGGCGGTAGCAGTCGCTTCCGTTCTAGCCGAAGATGTCGAGCAACCGGCGGGCATCGAATCCCGGATTGAGATTGTGGAAGACATCGCCGCCTTCAAGGCGGCCCACCCGGACCTGGAGCTGGTTCCGATGGAAGTTTCCCGAAGCCCACGGCAGCAGATTGTTTACACCCTAGGAGGACGGGTTTCTG GTGACCGGCTGGTTGGAACCAGTCAGGACAGCCAGTCCTGGAGTACTCCGCAGGATGTCACTCTAACGCTGAGCTATCCCCAGTCCGGAACTGGAGCAGTAGTCAGTTACGTTCAGGTTGTGGTGAATCAAAGTTCTAGCTTGGGACAGGGATATGTCGTTGCCGGAGGAATCGGTCAGCGGTACATTCAAATGGTTATTGTGGCATACAATACGACCTTCTTTAATTATGTTGCCCAAATCTACGGCGTGTGA
- the LOC128732313 gene encoding uncharacterized protein LOC128732313, which translates to MTKFISFGVALLAVVVATVLAEDVEQSAAIESRIEIVEDIAAFKAAHPDLELVPMEVSRSPRQQIVYTLGGRVSGDRLVGTSQDSQSWSTPQDVTLTLSYPVSGTGAVVSYVQVVVNQSSSLGQGYVVAGGIGQRYIQMVIVAYNTTFFNYVAQIYGV; encoded by the exons ATGACCAAGTTCATCAGCTTTGGAGTTGCCCTGCTGGCGGTGGTGGTCGCCACCGTTCTAGCCGAAGATGTCGAACAATCGGCGGCCATCGAATCGCGGATTGAGATTGTGGAAGATATCGCCGCCTTCAAGGCGGCCCATCCAGATCTGGAGCTGGTTCCGATGGAAGTTTCCCGAAGCCCGCGGCAGCAGATTGTTTACACTCTGGGAGGACGGGTTTCCG GTGACCGCCTGGTTGGAACCAGTCAGGACAGTCAGTCCTGGAGTACACCGCAGGATGTCACCCTAACGCTGAGCTATCCGGTGTCCGGAACTGGTGCAGTGGTCAGCTACGTTCAGGTTGTGGTGAATCAAAGTTCTAGCTTGGGCCAGGGTTATGTCGTAGCTGGAGGAATCGGTCAGCGGTACATTCAGATGGTTATTGTGGCATACAACACGACCTTCTTTAACTATGTTGCCCAAATCTATGGAGTGTGA